The sequence CAAGGCCGCCCTCGCAGCCGTGGTACCCGCCAGCCGCCCGAGACTCGTCCCCGGCGCCACCTGCGGCCCCGTACCTCGACGGGTCGCGGCCCTCATGGGCACCGGCACCACCGGCCCGGCGGGAAGGTGCGGCTCGCGCCGTCGGCTGGTCGCGGCCTTGCTGATCAGCTGCCTCGCCCTCTCGGCCGCCTCCACGCTCCACGCGGCGAGCGAACTGCACAGCAGCGTCGAGATCGCCGAAAGCAGCTCCGGCGTCCGGTAGGTGCCCCACGTCCTCCGGGCCGGGCACTGTTACGCACACGACCGCACCCGGTGCAGCACTATGTCCTCGCTCACAAACCACCCTCACCCTTTTCGTCTACAGTGACGTAGACCGTCTACCCGCTTGTAGTCGTTTGGGGGGTGCGGGCGTCCGAGCGAGTGAGGTGAATCTGGTGCGTCTGACCATCCTGGTCGTCGAGGACGACCACGCCCTGCGGGACGTGCTGGTGCGCGGACTGCGCGACGAGGGCTTCGAAACGCTGGCCGCCCCGGACGGCGCCACCGCTGTGCGGCTGACCGGTGACGGCGTGGACGCGGTGGTGCTGGACGTCGGGCTGCCGGACGCGGACGGACGGGACGTGTGCCAGGCGATGCGGGCGCAGGGCTTCGTCGGCCCGGTCGTCTTCCTGACCGCGCACGATCAACTCCAGGACCGCCTCAGCGGGTTCTCCGCCGGAGGTGACGACTACCTTCCCAAGCCGTTCCACCTCGCCGAGCTCGCGGCCAGACTGCGTGCCGCCCTCAAGCGTTCCGGGCCCGCCGCCCCCACGACCGCCGGGGACCTGGTCCTGAACCCCGTGCACCACAGCGTGTGCGTACGGGACGTCGACATGGCGCTGACGCCCACCGAGTTCCGTCTGCTGGCCACGCTGATGGCCGGCCTGGGGGCAGTGGTGGCCAGAAGGGAGTTGGTCCGGGCCGGCTGGCCGGAGGGCGCACACGTCAGCGACAACACCCTCGACCAGTATCTGAGCCGTCTGCGGCGCAAGATCCGGGAGGCGGGCAGCGGCCTGACGATCAGCACCGTCCGCGGCATCGGGCACCGGCTGTCATGACCGCCCGGACCCGCCTCGCCACGCTCGCCGCCGGCTGCCGTCCGCGCACGCTGCGGGGCCGACTGTCCCTGGTGGCGCTCACCACCGCCGCGCTGGTGATGGTGGTCCTCACCGTGGTGTTCAACACGATCGTCCGCCAGCACCTCCAGCAGCAGGCGGACGACGAACTGCGCACCCGGGCCGCCGCGGTGGCCGCGACCGTCGACACCCGCCACCAACCGGTACGCGTCCTGGAGACCCCGGATGACGCCGTCCTCGACACCAACGTATGGATCTACGCGGGCACCCGACTGCTGGAGCACCCCGCCTCCGCCCCGGCCGGCGATGCCCTCGCCCGCACCGCGGCCGATCTCGCCGCGCGCGGCGACAAACGCTGCGCCGAGGTGACGGCAGGTAACCCGATACGTCTGTGTGCCGAGCCCGTGGGCGACGTCCGGCCGGGCGCCGGACCCGCCGCCGTCGTCGTCACCGCCATGGATCTTGCGCCCTACCGTTCCTCCGCCGACACCCTGCTCGTAGCTTCCCTGGCCCTGGACGCCACCGTCCTGGCCTGTACCTACGTCCTGACCCGGCTGGCGGTGGGGCGCGCCCTACGGCCCGTACGGGCGATGACGGAGCAGGCCACCCGGTGGAGCGTGGTCGCCTCCGAGCAGCGTTTCGGCGCCGGGGACCGCCCCGTCGAGC is a genomic window of Streptomyces sp. Edi2 containing:
- a CDS encoding response regulator transcription factor, whose amino-acid sequence is MRLTILVVEDDHALRDVLVRGLRDEGFETLAAPDGATAVRLTGDGVDAVVLDVGLPDADGRDVCQAMRAQGFVGPVVFLTAHDQLQDRLSGFSAGGDDYLPKPFHLAELAARLRAALKRSGPAAPTTAGDLVLNPVHHSVCVRDVDMALTPTEFRLLATLMAGLGAVVARRELVRAGWPEGAHVSDNTLDQYLSRLRRKIREAGSGLTISTVRGIGHRLS